The Spiroplasma clarkii genome has a window encoding:
- the trmB gene encoding tRNA (guanosine(46)-N7)-methyltransferase TrmB has protein sequence MRLRNKNWTKDFIAVNQQYMIFNEGVLTPSKLFADPNKPCYLEIGCGKGQFIINNSLTYPERNFIGMEKETTVIGVALKKALTILPSGFSNLKFLNCYAENLLEIFAPNSLAGIYLNFSDPWPKARHAKKRLTFIKFLEVYYELLKPGGLIEIKTDNDKLYVSSLEQINHSKFEIIYNNQDIYSDQNILKTNIPTEYEEKFHNLGKNIYKIILKK, from the coding sequence ATGAGATTAAGAAATAAAAATTGAACCAAAGATTTTATAGCAGTTAATCAACAATATATGATTTTTAATGAAGGTGTTTTAACACCAAGTAAATTATTTGCTGACCCAAATAAGCCATGTTATTTAGAAATTGGCTGTGGCAAAGGACAGTTTATTATTAATAACTCCCTAACTTATCCTGAACGTAATTTTATTGGTATGGAAAAAGAAACCACTGTAATTGGAGTTGCTTTAAAAAAAGCGCTAACCATTTTACCAAGTGGTTTTAGTAATTTAAAATTTTTAAACTGCTATGCTGAAAACCTTTTAGAGATTTTTGCTCCCAATTCATTGGCTGGAATCTACTTAAATTTTTCAGACCCATGGCCTAAAGCAAGACATGCTAAAAAAAGGTTAACTTTTATTAAGTTTTTAGAAGTTTATTATGAATTATTAAAACCAGGGGGTTTAATTGAAATTAAAACAGATAATGATAAATTATATGTTTCAAGTTTAGAACAAATTAATCACTCAAAATTTGAAATTATTTATAATAACCAAGATATTTATTCAGATCAAAATATCTTAAAAACAAATATTCCTACTGAATATGAAGAAAAATTTCATAATCTAGGGAAAAACATTTACAAGATTATTTTAAAAAAGTAG
- the mgtE gene encoding magnesium transporter produces the protein MEKIESPASKIKEEFEEHLKVNNIAGIRNIAEMYYPADVAEAIKDFKIKDLILILRFLPTEDSAEIFTYLDNTVQEEIIDQYTSVEIRELFDEIFTDDVVEILEELPANIVKKILKATTPESRLDINHILNYDDDTAGSIMSVDFLILNTGQTVKEAISTIQKQKDDVENVTDFFVVDELNNLKGYVDIRTLFFSDGDSSVETIMKDRVVYAYTTTDQEEVINQFKKYGLNNLPIINSENKLVGIITVDDVIEVIDEEVTEDIHKMAGIAPIEDTYFKTSVWKMVRSRIFSLLFLMLSATITQVIITVFISIYIKASPRQADDWNPNDFVTILLAPLITVLSSTSGIAGGQSSTMLVRAISLNEVQSRDFGRVMWKELRVGLICGTIVSVTNILRMIIVYAIQFEGNLDEKILWFTISTLTVSMFLSIVVSKLIGGTLPIIAKVCKLDPAAVTTPIVTTIIDILSATAFFSIGLAFINQI, from the coding sequence ATGGAAAAAATTGAATCACCAGCATCCAAGATAAAAGAGGAATTTGAAGAACACCTCAAAGTCAACAATATTGCTGGAATTAGAAATATAGCAGAAATGTATTATCCAGCTGATGTGGCTGAAGCTATTAAAGACTTTAAAATTAAGGATTTAATTTTAATCTTGAGGTTTTTACCCACTGAAGATAGTGCTGAAATATTCACTTACTTAGATAATACTGTGCAAGAAGAAATAATTGACCAGTATACAAGTGTTGAAATTAGAGAGTTATTTGATGAAATCTTTACAGATGATGTGGTTGAAATTCTTGAAGAATTACCAGCCAACATTGTTAAAAAAATCTTAAAAGCTACAACTCCTGAATCACGTTTAGATATTAATCATATCTTAAACTATGATGATGACACTGCTGGAAGTATCATGTCAGTTGACTTTTTAATTTTAAATACAGGTCAAACAGTAAAAGAAGCCATTAGTACAATTCAAAAACAAAAAGATGATGTTGAAAATGTAACAGACTTTTTTGTTGTTGATGAACTAAATAACTTAAAGGGTTATGTTGACATTAGAACTTTATTTTTTTCAGATGGTGACAGCAGTGTTGAAACCATTATGAAAGATAGGGTAGTGTATGCTTATACTACTACAGACCAAGAAGAAGTAATTAATCAATTTAAAAAATATGGTTTAAACAACTTACCAATAATTAATTCAGAAAATAAATTGGTAGGAATAATTACAGTTGATGATGTAATTGAAGTAATTGATGAAGAAGTTACTGAAGACATTCACAAAATGGCTGGAATTGCTCCAATTGAAGACACTTACTTTAAAACTAGTGTTTGAAAAATGGTTCGTTCAAGAATCTTTTCTCTCTTATTTTTAATGCTATCAGCAACAATTACACAAGTCATTATTACAGTTTTTATTTCAATTTACATAAAAGCAAGTCCAAGACAAGCAGATGATTGAAACCCAAATGATTTTGTGACAATTTTGCTAGCACCTTTAATTACAGTCTTGTCAAGTACTAGTGGAATTGCTGGAGGTCAATCTTCAACAATGTTGGTGCGAGCAATTTCTTTAAATGAAGTTCAAAGCAGAGATTTTGGTAGAGTCATGTGAAAAGAACTTCGAGTTGGATTAATTTGTGGAACCATAGTTTCAGTCACAAATATTTTGAGAATGATTATTGTTTATGCAATTCAATTTGAAGGTAACTTAGATGAAAAAATCTTATGATTTACTATTTCAACACTAACTGTCTCAATGTTTTTATCAATTGTTGTTTCTAAATTAATTGGGGGAACTTTACCAATTATTGCAAAAGTTTGTAAATTAGATCCAGCTGCTGTTACTACACCAATAGTGACTACCATCATTGATATCTTATCAGCAACAGCTTTCTTCTCAATTGGATTAGCATTTATCAATCAAATATAG